One Trichosurus vulpecula isolate mTriVul1 chromosome 7, mTriVul1.pri, whole genome shotgun sequence genomic region harbors:
- the OARD1 gene encoding ADP-ribose glycohydrolase OARD1 produces the protein MASSPDEDPGENRIVYVKGDLFACPQTDSLAHCISEDCRMGAGIAVLFKKKFGGVQELLNQQKKSGEVAVLKRDERYVYYLITKKRASHKPTYENLQKSLEAMKTHCLKNGVTDLSMPRIGCGLDRLQWEKVSAMIEEVFEGTDIRITVYTL, from the exons ATGGCCAGCAGCCCTGAtgaagatccaggagagaacaGA ATTGTATATGTGAAAGGGGACCTTTTTGCATGCCCCCAAACAGACTCATTGGCCCACTGCATCAGTGAGGATTGTCGAATGGGTGCTGGGATAGCTGTTCTCTTCAAAAAGAAGTTTGGAGGGGTGCAGGAGCTCTTGAATCAAC aaaagaaatctggCGAAGTAGCAGTACTAAAGAGAGATGAAAGATATGTATACTACCTG ATTACAAAGAAGAGGGCTTCTCACAAGCCAACTTATGAGAACTTGCAAAAGAGTCTAGAGGCCATGAAAACCCATTGTCTCAAGAATGGGGTGACTGACCTCTCCATGCCTAG GATTGGATGTGGTCTTGACCGGCTACAATGGGAGAAAGTATCTGCAATGATTGAAGAGGTGTTTGAGGGCACAGACATCAGGATTACTGTATATACTCTCTGA